In a single window of the Elaeis guineensis isolate ETL-2024a chromosome 4, EG11, whole genome shotgun sequence genome:
- the LOC140856857 gene encoding germin-like protein 9-3, which translates to MASNAWLTLAIVLATLLGTHAGDPDITSDFIVPDGVTPDADFFTFKGLKQALRGAPMDATFKVTKASQVEFPALMGQSVSYAALQFAPGGINPPHTHPRSAELLLVVQGWLEVGLVDSNNTLFTQTLRTGDMFVFPKGLVHFQVNKDPRYPAVALSAFGSANAGTVSLPKTLFGSGIDEDILAKSFKTDAQTIDKLVSAATMG; encoded by the coding sequence ATGGCTTCCAATGCATGGCTAACTCTTGCCATAGTTCTCGCAACCCTCCTCGGCACGCATGCCGGAGACCCTGACATCacatcagatttcatagttcctGATGGAGTCACTCCGGATGCCGACTTCTTCACCTTCAAAGGGCTCAAACAGGCCTTGAGGGGTGCTCCCATGGATGCAACATTTAAGGTGACCAAGGCGAGCCAGGTGGAGTTCCCAGCACTCATGGGGCAGAGCGTCTCGTATGCTGCGCTCCAGTTTGCACCTGGGGGCATCAATCCACCCCACACCCACCCTCGGTCGGCAGAGCTTCTCCTTGTCGTGCAAGGATGGCTCGAAGTCGGGCTTGTGGACTCCAACAACACGCTCTTCACTCAGACGCTTCGGACTGGTGACATGTTTGTGTTCCCCAAGGGCCTGGTGCACTTCCAAGTGAACAAAGACCCCAGATACCCAGCCGTTGCCTTGTCGGCATTCGGCAGTGCTAACGCCGGCACGGTGTCTCTTCCGAAGACTTTGTTTGGCAGTGGCATTGACGAAGATATATTGGCCAAGTCCTTCAAGACCGATGCCCAAACCATAGACAAACTTGTTTCAGCTGCCACCATGGGTTGA